Proteins from one Anomalospiza imberbis isolate Cuckoo-Finch-1a 21T00152 chromosome 33, ASM3175350v1, whole genome shotgun sequence genomic window:
- the LOC137463987 gene encoding olfactory receptor 14J1-like gives DLGSICTTVPKAMHNSLWNTSTISYTGCAAQVFLIFFFLGTEFSLLTIMCYDRYVSICKPLHYGTLLGSRACAHMAAAAWASAFLNALLHTANTFSLPLCHGNALGQFFCEIPQILKLSCSKSYLRELGLIAVSACLVFGCFVFIVFSYVQIFRAVLRIPSEQGRHKAFSTCLPHLAVVSLFFSTAVFAHLKPSSLSSPSLDLALSVLYSVVPPALNPLIYSLRNQELKAAVWTLMTGCFQGH, from the coding sequence gacctgggctccatctgcaccactgtgcccaaagccatgcacaattccctctggaacaccagcaccatctcctacacaggatgtgctgcacaggtttttctgattttcttcttccttggaacagagttttccctcctgaccatcatgtgctacgaccgctacgtgtccatctgcaaacccctgcactacgggaccctcctgggcagcagagcttgtgcccacatggcagcagctgcctgggccagtgcctttctcaatgctctgctgcacacggccaatacattttccctgcccctgtgccatggcaatgccctgggccagttcttctgtgaaatcccccagatcctcaagctctcctgctccaaatcctacctcagggaacttgggctcattgctgttagtgcctgtttggtatttggctgttttgtgttcatcgttttctcctatgtgcagatcttcagggctgtgctgaggatcccctctgagcagggacggcacaaagccttttccacctgcctccctcacctggccgtaGTCTCCCTGTtcttcagcactgcagtgtttgctcacctgaagccctcttccctctcctccccatccctggatctggccctgtcagttctgtactcagtggtgcctccagccctgaaccccctcatctacagcctgaggaaccaggagctcaaggctgcagtgtggacactgatgactggatgctttcagggacattaa